In the Candidatus Palauibacter scopulicola genome, CAACGATGGGGGCCGGCGCACCGATATCCCCCTCTGGATCACGGAGTCCGGCTACACGGAGAACACCGAGATGCGTCCCAAGGTCGGCGACGAACAGGGCGAGTCCAGACTCGCCGTGGTCCATGCCGAAACGGGCGAAGCCACTTGGCTCGACCTCTCGGGGGACGGCTCGGATCCGGAATCCGGGGAGTCCGAAGCCGGGTTGGACGACGGGGACGGAGCTGCCGCGGACGGGCCTGAATCCGACGACCGCCTCGCCGTGGCGAGCTTCGCGGGCTGGAACGACGCGGGCTCCCACGGGCTCGTGTTCGCGGTGGACTACGACTACAAGACGTGGCGCCTCTACGCCTACGAAGCGGCGAGCGGCGAACTCACGCTGCTCGATTCGCACGATGACGAGGCGTGGGTCGGCGGCCCCTGCTTCGGCGCCCAGGGCGCGGGCTGCATCGGCTGGCTCCCGGCGGAGGCGGCGGGCGAGATGCCGCGCGCCTGGTACGTGAGCGAGGAGACGGGCTACTCCCACCTGTACGCGATCGACGCCGATGGCGGCGACAAGGAGGCGCTCACGGCCGGCGAGTGGGAGGTGCTCGGCGCGACGATCCCGGACGGATGGGACGCCTTCCTCCTCCAGACGAGCGAACTCTCCCCCTTCGACCAGCACCCGTGGCGCATGGACTTCGACGGCTCCGGCCGCGTCCAGCTCCTCGAGGGAGAGGGCTCGTTCACCGTCACGCCGTCGCCCGACGGGCGTCGCTTCGCCGTCCTCCATTCGCGCGCGAACCGGCCGCCCGAACTGTACGTCGCCGACGCCGCTCCGGGCGCCGCGATGACACAGGTCACGACCTCCCCCACCGGGACGTGGCTCGGCTTCCCCTGGCTCCGGCCCGAGATCGTGCACTTCGAGGCCCGCGACGGGATGCCGGTGCCCGCGCGCATCTACCGGCCCGCCGACTTCGGCGTCGAACCCAACGGGGCCGGCGTCATCTTCGTCCACGGGGCGGGATACCTGCACAACGTCCACAACTGGTGGTCGAACTACTACCGCGAGTACATGTTCCACCACTTCCTGGCGGCCCAGGGCTACACGGTGCTCGACATCGACTACCGGGGCTCCGCCGGCTACGGGCGCGACTGGCGCACGGCGATCTACCGGCACATGGGCGGCTGGGACCTCTCCGACCAGGTGGACGGCGCCGCCTACCTCGTCCGCGAGGAGGGCGTCGACCCCGACCGCATGGGGATCTACGGCGGGTCCTACGGCGGCTTCATCACGCTGATGGCGCTCTTCACCGCGCCGGAGTCCTTCCAGGCGGGCGGCGCGCTCCGCTCGGTGACCGACTGGGCGCACTACAACCACTGGTACACGAGCCGCATCCTCAACCTCCCCCACGAGGACGAGGAGGCGTACCGCCAGTCCTCCCCCATCTACTTCGCCGAGGGCCTCGAGGGACACCTCCTCATGGCGCACGGGATGTACGACACGAACGTGCATTTCTCCGACGTCGTGCGCCTCGCCCAGCGCCTCATTGAACTGGGGAAGGAGAACTGGGAGATGGCGGTGTACCCGGTGGAGAACCACGGTTTTGCGGAGCCCTCGTCGTGGACCGATGAATACCGGCGCATCTACGAGTTGTTCGAGCGCGTGATCGGCGGCGGCCGCGGGGCGTCGGCGAACGGGGAGGGTGGCTGAACACAAGGACGCTCCTCGCGGCGGTCCTCCTCGTCTCGGCGTGCGGGGCGCCGGACCCGGGACCCTGGGTCGAGGCGGACGGATACCGCTGGCGGGAGTTGCACCTGCGGGGCTCGGGCGGCTTCCGGCCGCTCGACGGCTCCGACCTCGGCGTGTCTTTCCTGTACGACGTCGACGAGGAGACGCGCCTGCGCAACCGGGTGCGCGCGGAAGGGCACGGCGTCGCGATCGGGGATGTCGACGGGGACGGCCTGGCGGATCTCTTCTTCGCCGGCTTCGGGTGCCCGAGCGCGCTCTACCGCAACCTCGGCGGCTGGCGCTTCGAGGAGATCACGCCGCCCGCCATCGCGCTCGAGGACGTGCTCGCGAGAGGCGCCGCGCTCGTCGACGTCGATGGAGACGATGACCTCGATCTCCTGATCGCGGTCCATGGAGGCCGGAACCGGATCTTCCTCGGCGACGGCGCGGGCGGCTTCGCGGAACTCGAGGACGCGGGCCTCGCCGGGGCGTGGGGGAGCACGACGCTCACCCTGGCCGACACCGATGGCGACGGCGACCTCGATCTCTACGTCGCCAACTACAAGACGCGGCAGGTCGACGACCTCTACCCGCCGGACGTTCTCGACATCAACCACCTGCGGCGCGGCGAGGACGGGAATCTCGACACCCTTCCGGAACTGCGGGACCTCTACGACGAGCACTACCGCGTGGAGTTCGACGGCCGCTTCGTGCGCCGCTTCGAGCTTGGCGAGCCGGACGAGTATTACACCGGGCTCGGGGACGGACGGTTCGCGCCCGCGGCTCCCGGAGCGCCCCTCGCGCGTTCCCGCGGGAACGTCTCGACGCCGACCCGCGACTGGGGACTCGCGGCGAGGTTCAGCGACTGGGACGAGGACGGCGACCCGGATCTCTACGTGGCGAACGACTTCAACAGCGAGGACGGCATCTGGATCAACCGCGGCGACGGGACGTTCGCGCCCGCCCCGGCCGTCGCCGTCCGCACGACGAGCCTCTCCTCGATGGCCGTCGATGTGGGCGATCTCGACCGCGACGGGGACCTCGATCTCCTCACCACCGACATGCTCGCCCGCGACGCGGCGGAGCGCCTCGCCCAGACCCCGAGCTACGAGGCCGTTCCTGAACGACCCGGCCTCACGGACACGAGAATCCAGGTGAACCGGAACGCGGTCCAGCTCAACCGGGGGGACGGAACCTTCGCCGAGGCGGCGTGGGAACTCGGGCTCGCCGCCTCCGACTGGACGTGGGGCGCGCTCATCGTGGACGCGGACCTCGACGGCTGGAACGACATCCTCGTCACGACGGGACACGCGTGGGACCAGTTGGACGGCGACGCCAACGCCCGCGTGGCGGCGATTCCCGGGCTGCCGGCGGATCAGGCCCTGCGCATGTTCCCGCCGCTCGCGCAGCCGAACGTCGCCTTCCGCGGCGGGGCGGAGGGCTTTACGGACGTGAGCGAGGGCTGGCGCTGGGGACACGAGGCCGACATCTCGCACGGTCTCGCGGCGGGAGATCTCGACCGCGACGGAGACCTCGACGTCGTCGTGACCCGGCTCGGGGCGGCCCCCCTCCTGTACCGTAACGACGCCCCGGCGCCCCGGATCCTCGTGCGTCTGCGGGGGCCGGGCCCGAACACGCGCGGGATCGGGGCCCGGATCCGCCTCGAGAGTTCCGGAGGGATGCCCGCTCAGGTGCGTGAGATCACCGCGGGCGGCGCCTATCTCTCCTCGTCCGAACCCGCCGCCAGCTTCGCCGCGGAGGCGGACGGCGAGATGGTCCTCACCGTCGACTGGCCGGACCGTCGCCGCACGCGGCTGGAAGGGGTCGTCGCGAACCGCGAATACGAGATCGAAGCCGCCACCGCGGAGTTGGTGGCGCCCGACCCCGACGGCCCCGCCACGGCGGCGACAGCCGAGGCCGGGACGCACTTCGTCGACATTTCGGATCGGCTCGGCCACAGGCATGTCGAGTCGCCCTTCGACGACCGGCTCCGGCAGCCGCTCCTGCCCCATTCGCTCGACCGGCCCGGCCCGGGCGTGTCGTGGATCGACGTGGAAGACGACGGCGACGCGGATCTCATCGTCGGGAGCGGCCGGGGGGGCAGCCCGGTCCTGATTCGCAACGATGGGGACGGCTTCGCCGCCCCGCGGGCTCTCGTGCCCGCGCTGGCGTGGGACGCGACCGCCGCGCTGCCGCACCGCGCGGCCGACGGTCGCGTCGCGCTGCTCATCGGCACGAGCGCGTACGAGGCGGGCTCGCCCGCGGAAGCCGCGGCCGTTCCCGCAGTCATCGCGGCGCCGCTCGGCGCGTCCGCGCCGGCGCCCCCGCTCATCGAAGCGCCCGGCCCCCCGCCCGGTCAGCTCCCCGCGACGACCGGCCCGCTCGCCCAGGCCGACATCGACGGCGACGGCGACCTCGACCTCTTCGTGGGCGGCCGCGTCGCCCCCGGCGCCTACCCCCTCGCGGTCGACTCCCGCCTGCTGATCCACGACGGCGACGCCCTGCGCGTCGATGCCGAGCGTTCCCTCCCCTTCGCGCGCCTGGGGCTCGTCTCCGCCGCCCTCTTCACGGACTACGACCTCGACGGCGACCCCGACCTCGCGCTCGCCCTCGAATGGGGCAGCGTCCGCCTCTTCCGCAACGACGAGGGCCGTTTCACCGATGTGAGCGACGCGCTGGGGCTCACCCGTCTCACGGGGCGCTGGAACGGCCTCGCCGCCGCGGACTTCGACGAGGACGGACGGCCCGACCTCGTCGCGACCGGCTGGGGCGCGAATCTCGACGTACCGTCCGCCTATTCCCTCATCTACGGCGACATGAATCGCGACGGCGTCGTCGATCTCGTCGAGGCCCGGATGGAATCCGGCGCGTGGCGCCCCCTACGGGGCAGGGACGCGCTCGCCGTCCCCGGCGGACTCCCGGCCCTCCTGCGCGTGACGTACGAGCGCTTCGCGCGCGCGCCGCTGACCGACCTCATCGGCGGCATGGACCCCGAGCTCCGGCTGGACGCGAACGAACTCCGCCACACCGTGTGGCTCAACCGCCCTTCCGGCTTCGAGAGCGCCCCGCTGCCCGCGGCGGCCCAGCGCGCGCCCGCGTTCGGCGTCGCCGGCGGCGACCTCGACGGAGACGGCCACGAAGACCTCGTCCTCGCGCAGAACTTCTACGCCGGCCGGGCGGGGGCGCCGCGCTACGACGCGGGGCGAGGGCTCTGGCTGAGAGGGGACGGCCAAGGGGAGTTCGAGCCCGTTACGGCTCCCCCGTCCGGGATCGCCGTCTACGGAGATGCCCGGGCCGTCTCGCTCGCGGACCACGACCGCGACGGGCGGGTGGACGTGGCCTTCGGCGTCAACGGCGGCGAGACCCGGCTCTACCGCAACGTCGGCGCGGCGCCCGGCCTCCGGGTCACGCTCGTGGGCCCGCCCGCGAACCCCCGGGCCATCGGCGCCCGCCTCCGCCTCGAATACGCGGACGGCACGTTCGGCCCGGTGCGGGAGGTCCGGTCGGGGGAGGGTTACCTGGCCCGCCACGAGCCGACGCAGACGCTCGGCCTCGCCGGCGACGCGCCCGCCGGCCCCGCAACGCTGCACGTCGTGTGGCCGAACGGCGGGGAGACGTCCGTGTCGATCTCGCCCGGGACCCTGGAAGTGCGCGTCCCGCCCGCCGGAACGGCAGGTTCGTCCGGCTCCTGACGGAACGCGGAGGCGGCTTTAGCGGGCGCGGTAGCCGAAGCCGATCGTGATGCCGACGTCGTTCTGCAGCTTCGACGCGTCCGTTTGGGCGGAGATGTAGTAGGACGCCATGTCCCGGAGTTCGCCCCGAAACCAGAGCGATGACAGGAGATGGACCCGGACCCCGACCGCCGCCGTCGCCATCGGATCCGTCGCGCTGAGCTTCGGCACCTCGGCGCCGTAGAACTTCAACTGCCGGAGCCCCCCGCCCACCGTGAAGTAGGGTTCGAGCGCGCCGGCCGAGCCGGACGACCGCAGGCGGAACGTCAGGTTCACCGTGCCCGCCAGGTACTCCATTTCGCCGAGCGTTCCGAGACCCCGTCCCGGTCCGCCGCCGACGCCTTCGAGCGTCGCCGGGGAATAGAGCCCCATGACGCCGATTCCCACCGCCCGCGAAGCCCAATAGGTCGCTTCGCCCCCCATCATCACGTCCGGCGGCATCACGATGCCGTACGCGCCGGTGTTGTCCGTGAGGTTGTTGAGGGGTTGGATGACGCCGGCGAGTCCGAAGAATTCCGGGCCGGTATCGTTGCCGAACGGTGCGGAGGGGGTCATCTGGGCCGTCAGCTGCGACGCTCCGGGAGCGAGCCCCCACAGAGAGAGAAAGAGAAAGAGAAGAACGCCGGACGGGCGTCTCATTTAATCCTCACGATCGTGATTAGCGGTTCCGCGGTCTCACCCGCCGGGGTTCCTCCCGCCGTTTCCAGCGACAGCGAAAGGCCCGGCGCGCCGGGAACCGAGGCGAGTGAGAAGTACCGTACGCTCGACGGCCCTACGTCGAGGCTCAGCACCCGGGTTTCAAACCCCAGCGGTTCGGTCCGGAGCGCGATCGCGGTCGGAAGACCCGATCGGGTGTCCGTATCTTGATTCAAGGATCGGAACACATCGGTGGCGTCCCACGTTGCCGCGGCGAGCGGCGGCTCCGCGTCCGGCCCCGCCGCCGGCGCTTCGACGTCCTCTCCCGGGGCATCCTCCGGCTCCTCGTCCAGCGTCCCCGCGCCCAGCGCCAGCGCGACCGACACGTCCGCCAGGATGTTCGCCCACTCCCTTCCGGTGACCCGTTCCAGATTCGCGATCCCGCGCCCGTAGTTCCGTCCGCCCCCGACGACGGACCGGAAGAAGGCCCGTTCGTCGCCCCCCGCCTGGTCCGCGAGCCGTCGCAGCAGGAACCAGCCGAAGCCCCGCATCTGCAACCCGCCGACGCCGTCGAGATCGTCCGTCGAGACGGTGGGGGCCCCGGGGAGTCCGAGCATGTACAGGCCGAGGTTGCGGAAGTTGCCCAGCATGTAGGCATTGAAGGTCTCGAGTTCCTCCGGCGTTCCGGACACGCGGTCGAAGGTCAGGCGCTCGCCCAGGGGGAGTCCGAGCGCGGCGAGCCCCGCCACTTCCTCGGCCAGGCTCGAAAGCGCCTCATCCAGCCATACCTCCTCGGCGGCTCCGAAACCCGCCGAAGAAGCGGGCACGCGGCCCCCCGCGCTCACGATGTGCTGGACTTCGTGCGCCACGAGGGCCTGCGTCTCCCGCAGCAAATCCTCCGTCGCGACGGCGCGGCCGAGCGTCCCGTCGGGGTCCGCGCTCACGCTGTAGATGATCTCGGCCTCGTTGCTCGCCGGGCAGATCCCGCCGTCCGGGTCCGACAGTTCGCCGTCGCCGCGTCCCGAAGCGGCAAGATCCTGGGGGAGGGAGAAGCCGCCGACCCCCGCCTCGCCGTCGCCGAGCCGGTTCACGCCGGGCGTGAACAGGACGACGACGCGTCCGTTCCGGTCGATGTCCTCGGGAAGGCCGAAGTAGGACGTCACGGCCGGAAGCACCGTCCCGTCCAATTCCCCGGCAAGCGCCAGCCACTCCTCCTCCGTCGGCCCGCCCGCGGGCGCGGCGAGATCTTCCACGAGCACCACCCCATCGCCCACGGCCCGCACCGTCCCCCGTACCGTCCTCGTCGGGTCGACGCAGGTCGCCGCCAGTTCCGGACCGACGGCGAAGAAGTACTCGAGCGTGTCTCCCGGGGCCGGCGCGGAAACCGCAGTCGACCCGTCGGGCCGCAGGGGCGAGATGCGGTCCTGAACGAGTCGGGCGAGCGTGCGTGCGCGAATCCCGATGTCCCTGCGCGTACCGGCGAGCGCGGCCTCCGCGACCCGCGCATCGACCCTCCCGATGCCGACCGCCACCGCCGGGCCATCCCCCGACATGTCGGCGGGCGTCCGCGTGGTGAACCGGAGCGGAAGCCGGCTCGAGGCGCCGCGGCCCGTGTTGCCGATCACGATCCGGTACTCCCGCGTCGCCGCTTCGATGTCTTCCGGCGCTCCGGGTTCTCCCGCCTCTCCCGCTTCCACGGGCGCCCCCGGCCGGAACTGCACGCATTCGACCTCGACGGGCCCGCGCAGCGTAAGGGACTCGCCGACATCGAGACTCACGCGCTGGTTGGCCGGTTCGATCGGAACCAGGAGGCCGTTGCTGGCCTCGGAGCCCACGAGCACCCGCACGCCGACCTCGCGCTCGGGCAGGCACGTACGGACGAAGGCCGGCACTTCCACCGTGAGTTCGGTCTCCGTGGCGCTCACCACCGTCGCCGCCGTGCCTTCGATCCAGACCTCGTTGTCGGCCGCGACCGGGCGGAAGCCGCCTCCGTGGAGCAGCGCCCGCGTGCCCGCGGCGAGTCTTCCGTTCCCGACCGAGTCGAGTTGCACGGCGCCGCTCGGCGAGGCGAGCGCCGTGGCCGAGAAGGAGAGCGTGTCCGAGTAAACGCCGTCCGTGGCGAAGACGTGGATCCGGTAGTCGCCCGGCCGCGAGCCCAGCGTGAACACCGCCCCGCCGCGTCCGTCCGCGTCCGTCATCACGACGTCGTGCGTGAGGGCTCCCGCGCTTTCCGGCAATTCCTCCGCCGGCGCGGTCGGCTCCGGCGGTTCCGCCACGGCCGCCGTGTCCCCCGCCTGTGGCAGCTCCGGCGTTACCCCCGCTTCCAGGGCGGCCGAGGCTTCTTCCGGCACCGTCCAGTCGAAGGCGATGCGGACGCCGCCGGCCGGAGCGCCGCTCGTCGTCTCCGCCCGGATGGAGAACGCGAGCGGCAGCTGGCTCCCCGCCTCCGCCCGCTGGCCGTCTCCCTCCACGATGCTGAGACGAACCGTGTCCGCGGACTCCGCGAAGACGAGGAAGCGAAGGGCCGGGACGTTCGCGGCGCTCGGGATGTCCGCCTGGATCTCCGCCTCACCCGGGGTGGGCCCCGCGCGGTAGACCGATTCCGCGACGCCGTTCTGCCCCGCGACCGCGACCCCCGGCGAAAGCTCGCCCTCGCCCCGCACGATGACGAAGCGGACCGGCGCCCCTTCGACCGCGTTCCCGAGCGCATCCTCGACCCGGACCGAGATCGGGGGGTCGGTGGCCTCGCCCGTCACGATCGTGTCCACGACCACGGAAACGGGGACGAGCGTCGTCGGCGGAGAGCCGAGTTCCGTGCTCCCACCGTCTCCGCACGCCGCCGCGAGCACCCCGGCGAGCACCCCTGCGGTCACGGCCAGCCCGCCGCGCCTCACCGCGGCTCCGCCTTCCAGAAGGCGATGCCGCCCGCCTGCTTCCCCACGTCGACGCTGGCCGCCCGGACCCCAGCCTGGAGGTCGATCACGTCCACCGTTCCCGGCTCTCCGCCCACGCCTTCCACGCTCACGAAGGCGTATCGGGAATCCGGGGAGATCGCGATCCCGTGCGGAAGCGTCCGCGTGTTCGGAACCCGGGCCACCTCCGTCCCGTCGGCGAGATCCCAGACGCCGGTCGCCTGCCCGCCCTTGTACGTCACCACGAGGTGGGCGCCGTCCGGAGTCACATCGAGGTTGTACGGACCCTCGCCCGTCTCGAACCGTCGCGTCACCCGCCACGACTCCACGTCGATCTCCAGCACCTCCGCGTTCCGGTTGCACGCGACGTACACATGGCGTCCGCCCACGGCCGGGTGCGCCCACGTCGGGCTGCACGCGGCCGCTCCCACGGGCCGCGTCGGGAGCCAGTCGTGCGGCCACGCCCGC is a window encoding:
- a CDS encoding S9 family peptidase; translation: MKFSPNLRPPAARPSVSRRVASWIAAAVLALTAAPALQAQGLASFEPAPARDNAFALTLESIMRGPEHVGQAPVGVSWSDDGEWIYFRWLPGGAEWHEQRALYRVRSTGGTPERIDDEDELRLGPILAAGDVSADGRWRVTSSDGDLYLIEREGAATRRLTHTQDAEMGPVFSGDGASIFFRRGNNLFAFDIDDGEIRQLTAVGGPEQPEDPEAEGHKAFLEEQQRELFEHIRVQDIREERAEERRELRETGQRETLHLAQGERAQSLVADPTGTWIAVTATRGSFNDGGRRTDIPLWITESGYTENTEMRPKVGDEQGESRLAVVHAETGEATWLDLSGDGSDPESGESEAGLDDGDGAAADGPESDDRLAVASFAGWNDAGSHGLVFAVDYDYKTWRLYAYEAASGELTLLDSHDDEAWVGGPCFGAQGAGCIGWLPAEAAGEMPRAWYVSEETGYSHLYAIDADGGDKEALTAGEWEVLGATIPDGWDAFLLQTSELSPFDQHPWRMDFDGSGRVQLLEGEGSFTVTPSPDGRRFAVLHSRANRPPELYVADAAPGAAMTQVTTSPTGTWLGFPWLRPEIVHFEARDGMPVPARIYRPADFGVEPNGAGVIFVHGAGYLHNVHNWWSNYYREYMFHHFLAAQGYTVLDIDYRGSAGYGRDWRTAIYRHMGGWDLSDQVDGAAYLVREEGVDPDRMGIYGGSYGGFITLMALFTAPESFQAGGALRSVTDWAHYNHWYTSRILNLPHEDEEAYRQSSPIYFAEGLEGHLLMAHGMYDTNVHFSDVVRLAQRLIELGKENWEMAVYPVENHGFAEPSSWTDEYRRIYELFERVIGGGRGASANGEGG
- a CDS encoding FG-GAP-like repeat-containing protein; its protein translation is MHLRGSGGFRPLDGSDLGVSFLYDVDEETRLRNRVRAEGHGVAIGDVDGDGLADLFFAGFGCPSALYRNLGGWRFEEITPPAIALEDVLARGAALVDVDGDDDLDLLIAVHGGRNRIFLGDGAGGFAELEDAGLAGAWGSTTLTLADTDGDGDLDLYVANYKTRQVDDLYPPDVLDINHLRRGEDGNLDTLPELRDLYDEHYRVEFDGRFVRRFELGEPDEYYTGLGDGRFAPAAPGAPLARSRGNVSTPTRDWGLAARFSDWDEDGDPDLYVANDFNSEDGIWINRGDGTFAPAPAVAVRTTSLSSMAVDVGDLDRDGDLDLLTTDMLARDAAERLAQTPSYEAVPERPGLTDTRIQVNRNAVQLNRGDGTFAEAAWELGLAASDWTWGALIVDADLDGWNDILVTTGHAWDQLDGDANARVAAIPGLPADQALRMFPPLAQPNVAFRGGAEGFTDVSEGWRWGHEADISHGLAAGDLDRDGDLDVVVTRLGAAPLLYRNDAPAPRILVRLRGPGPNTRGIGARIRLESSGGMPAQVREITAGGAYLSSSEPAASFAAEADGEMVLTVDWPDRRRTRLEGVVANREYEIEAATAELVAPDPDGPATAATAEAGTHFVDISDRLGHRHVESPFDDRLRQPLLPHSLDRPGPGVSWIDVEDDGDADLIVGSGRGGSPVLIRNDGDGFAAPRALVPALAWDATAALPHRAADGRVALLIGTSAYEAGSPAEAAAVPAVIAAPLGASAPAPPLIEAPGPPPGQLPATTGPLAQADIDGDGDLDLFVGGRVAPGAYPLAVDSRLLIHDGDALRVDAERSLPFARLGLVSAALFTDYDLDGDPDLALALEWGSVRLFRNDEGRFTDVSDALGLTRLTGRWNGLAAADFDEDGRPDLVATGWGANLDVPSAYSLIYGDMNRDGVVDLVEARMESGAWRPLRGRDALAVPGGLPALLRVTYERFARAPLTDLIGGMDPELRLDANELRHTVWLNRPSGFESAPLPAAAQRAPAFGVAGGDLDGDGHEDLVLAQNFYAGRAGAPRYDAGRGLWLRGDGQGEFEPVTAPPSGIAVYGDARAVSLADHDRDGRVDVAFGVNGGETRLYRNVGAAPGLRVTLVGPPANPRAIGARLRLEYADGTFGPVREVRSGEGYLARHEPTQTLGLAGDAPAGPATLHVVWPNGGETSVSISPGTLEVRVPPAGTAGSSGS